A region from the Enoplosus armatus isolate fEnoArm2 chromosome 24, fEnoArm2.hap1, whole genome shotgun sequence genome encodes:
- the LOC139306616 gene encoding ras-related protein Rab-9A-like, with translation MMSKSALLKVILLGDGGVGKSSLMNRYVTNKFDSHLFHTIGVEFLNKELDVDGHHVTLQIWDTAGQERFRSLRTPFYRGSDCCLLTFSVDDGQSFHNLSNWKKEFTYYADVKDPDNFPFVVLGNKLDVPERQVSGEDARKWCRENGGQPYFETSAKDATNVASAFEEAVRRILALDDRADHLIHTNTVDLQRKSPPDPTCC, from the coding sequence ATGATGTCCAAGTCCGCCCTCCTGAAGGTGATCCTTCTGGGCGACGGCGGCGTGGGCAAATCATCGCTCATGAACCGCTACGTCACCAACAAGTTTGACTCGCACCTCTTCCACACCATCGGCGTGGAGTTCCTCAACAAGGAGCTGGATGTGGACGGCCACCACGTCACTCTGCAGATCTGGGACACGGCGGGTCAGGAGCGCTTCCGCAGCCTCCGCACGCCTTTCTATCGCGGCTCCGACTGCTGCCTGCTCACTTTCAGCGTGGATGACGGGCAGAGCTTCCACAACCTGTCCAACTGGAAGAAGGAGTTCACTTATTACGCAGACGTGAAGGACCCTGACAACTTCCCCTTTGTGGTGCTGGGCAACAAACTGGATGTGCCCGAGCGGCAGGTGTCAGGGGAGGATGCGCGGAAGTGGTGCCGCGAGAACGGCGGTCAACCATACTTTGAGACAAGCGCCAAGGATGCCACAAATGTGGCGTCGGCCTTTGAGGAGGCGGTGCGTCGCATTCTGGCGTTGGACGACAGAGCCGATCACCTCATCCACACCAACACGGTGGACCTGCAGAGGAAGAGTCCCCCTGACCCCACCTGCTGCTGA